From Humisphaera borealis, the proteins below share one genomic window:
- a CDS encoding peptidylprolyl isomerase yields the protein MNKRVGRSEASPVRWCLVLAAMAGCASPSVSPPPPPGEKPLSLTANGAPTGKGADAAGSPTDVAAAPSPYASDRIVATISDGRFQRHVTMDQVLKPLIEAHGLNMLLVVVQLELAKGLAERAGIRVTEADISAERDATLTKLFSENDERLDTMIAAAKSAKKTEKVEQLEKQKLSDRDLLLKQFLEQQRISPSELDLVLTTNVYLRKVAEPQVANQIKEEDVRREFAIRFNEQIKARHIQLKRPQDTTEVLRRLKEGQPFEQVARDLSTNPTTAALGGELPPFGREDARLPQNFKDVAFSLKDGQVSDVVEWEGSYHIIKAEHRIQPRVVKFEDVAPGLRRDLTERVTQAVVTRIRADIGQVARTAMKINDPELERQFKQKIKSFEDQQAAADKAKADMEKDRAKTNGAATRATDGATPGQIGPKAGPAPSFGDGPATAPTTVPVAPPAAAPAAPPATATKPAGPSTRPVGSPK from the coding sequence TTGAACAAACGTGTCGGCCGGTCGGAGGCTTCGCCTGTGCGATGGTGTCTGGTTCTGGCCGCAATGGCCGGCTGTGCGTCCCCGTCGGTATCGCCCCCTCCGCCGCCCGGCGAGAAGCCACTGTCGCTGACCGCTAACGGTGCCCCCACGGGCAAGGGTGCCGATGCCGCCGGCTCGCCGACCGATGTCGCCGCCGCCCCCTCGCCCTACGCTTCCGATCGCATTGTCGCCACGATCAGTGACGGCCGGTTTCAGCGTCACGTGACGATGGATCAGGTCCTCAAGCCGCTCATTGAAGCCCACGGCCTGAACATGCTGCTGGTGGTGGTGCAGTTGGAACTGGCCAAGGGGCTGGCGGAGCGCGCGGGCATTCGCGTCACCGAGGCCGACATCTCCGCCGAGCGGGACGCCACGCTGACCAAGCTCTTCAGCGAGAACGACGAGCGGCTGGACACGATGATCGCCGCCGCCAAAAGTGCCAAGAAAACCGAAAAAGTCGAGCAGCTCGAGAAGCAGAAGCTGTCCGATCGCGATCTGCTCCTCAAGCAGTTTCTCGAACAGCAGCGGATTTCGCCGTCCGAGCTGGACCTGGTGCTGACGACCAACGTCTACCTGCGCAAGGTTGCCGAGCCGCAGGTCGCCAACCAGATCAAGGAAGAGGACGTCCGCCGGGAGTTCGCGATCCGGTTTAACGAGCAGATCAAGGCCAGGCACATCCAGCTCAAGCGGCCTCAGGACACGACCGAGGTCCTGCGCCGTCTGAAGGAGGGGCAGCCGTTCGAGCAGGTCGCCCGCGATCTGAGCACCAATCCGACCACGGCGGCCCTGGGCGGAGAACTGCCTCCCTTCGGCCGCGAAGACGCACGACTGCCGCAGAACTTCAAGGACGTCGCGTTTTCCCTCAAGGACGGCCAGGTGTCGGACGTTGTCGAATGGGAAGGCAGCTACCACATCATCAAGGCCGAGCACCGCATTCAGCCCAGGGTGGTGAAGTTTGAGGATGTCGCGCCCGGCCTGCGGCGTGATTTGACCGAACGTGTTACCCAGGCGGTCGTCACCCGTATCCGGGCCGATATCGGCCAGGTCGCGCGCACGGCGATGAAGATTAACGATCCCGAGCTGGAACGGCAGTTCAAGCAGAAGATCAAGTCCTTCGAAGACCAGCAGGCCGCCGCCGACAAGGCCAAGGCCGACATGGAGAAGGACCGCGCCAAGACCAACGGCGCAGCCACCCGGGCCACCGACGGCGCAACGCCCGGCCAGATCGGCCCCAAGGCCGGTCCCGCGCCCAGCTTCGGCGACGGCCCGGCAACCGCCCCGACAACTGTCCCCGTAGCGCCGCCGGCAGCCGCACCCGCCGCACCGCCGGCGACCGCGACCAAGCCCGCCGGCCCCTCCACGCGGCCGGTGGGCTCCCCGAAGTGA
- a CDS encoding 3-keto-disaccharide hydrolase, whose amino-acid sequence MPIAKTASRAGFALLLSLGFAAGCSTKDGSADCCHDCCAAPTTAPATKPAAGAATKPSAAAPATQKTEAAAAWKDLFDGKTLTHWKVADYAGKGDPAVEDGLIILPSGEGLTGVTWKGEALPKTNYEIEVVAKRIDGVDFFCGITFPVNDTFATLVTGGWGGAVVGISSLDDEDAAHNETTVYEKFEKGKFYTFKVRVEPENITAWIDAKEVVNVSIKDKKVSIRGDIDQSTPLGLASWQTTSGIKSVKVRKLEAGK is encoded by the coding sequence ATGCCAATCGCCAAGACCGCTTCTCGCGCCGGGTTCGCTCTGTTGCTGTCGCTCGGCTTTGCCGCCGGGTGTTCGACCAAGGACGGGTCCGCCGATTGTTGTCACGACTGTTGCGCCGCGCCGACGACTGCCCCGGCCACCAAGCCGGCAGCGGGTGCGGCCACCAAGCCCTCGGCCGCCGCCCCGGCCACGCAGAAGACCGAAGCCGCCGCAGCGTGGAAAGACCTTTTCGACGGCAAGACCCTCACCCACTGGAAGGTCGCCGACTACGCCGGTAAAGGCGACCCGGCGGTCGAAGACGGCCTGATCATCCTCCCCTCCGGCGAAGGCCTGACCGGCGTCACCTGGAAGGGCGAAGCCCTCCCCAAGACCAACTACGAGATCGAAGTCGTCGCCAAGCGAATCGACGGCGTCGACTTCTTCTGCGGGATTACCTTCCCCGTCAACGACACGTTCGCCACGCTGGTCACCGGCGGGTGGGGCGGGGCGGTGGTCGGCATTTCCAGCCTCGACGACGAAGACGCCGCCCACAACGAGACGACGGTTTACGAAAAGTTCGAGAAGGGGAAGTTCTACACGTTCAAGGTGCGTGTAGAGCCCGAGAACATCACCGCCTGGATCGACGCCAAGGAAGTGGTCAACGTCAGCATCAAGGACAAGAAGGTGAGCATTCGCGGCGACATCGATCAGTCCACGCCGCTGGGACTGGCGTCGTGGCAGACGACGTCGGGGATCAAGTCGGTCAAGGTGCGGAAGCTGGAAGCGGGGAAGTAG
- the metF gene encoding methylenetetrahydrofolate reductase [NAD(P)H] — MRIDEVAGHGKPIVSFEFFPPKTDAGFQSLFATIEELRPLQPSYVSVTYGAGGSTREKTVDLVVRIQRDIGIRAMAHLTCVGHTADQIGSVLDDLWAGGIRNVLALRGDPQVGQTTFTKTEGGFGYANELVGYVAGRHNFCIGVAGYPEGHPQCLNRSRDLEHLKQKVDAGANVIITQLFFDNADFYHFRDEARRMGIKVPIVAGIMPITNVAQIKRFVSMCGAKIPHPLLQKLESLEADPEAVYQYGIDYATQQCADLLKQGIDGLHYYTLNKSKATVDIVKRLRASGAV; from the coding sequence ATGCGGATTGATGAAGTCGCCGGCCACGGTAAGCCTATTGTCTCGTTCGAGTTCTTCCCCCCGAAGACCGATGCGGGCTTCCAATCGCTTTTCGCCACCATTGAAGAGCTGCGCCCGCTCCAGCCGAGCTACGTCTCGGTCACTTACGGGGCCGGCGGATCGACGCGGGAGAAAACGGTCGACCTGGTCGTCCGCATTCAGCGCGACATTGGCATCCGCGCCATGGCCCATTTGACCTGCGTCGGCCACACCGCCGACCAGATCGGCTCGGTGCTGGACGACCTCTGGGCCGGCGGCATTCGCAATGTGCTGGCGCTGCGAGGCGATCCCCAGGTGGGGCAGACGACCTTCACCAAGACCGAAGGCGGCTTCGGCTACGCCAACGAACTGGTGGGTTACGTCGCCGGTCGGCACAACTTCTGCATCGGCGTCGCCGGCTATCCGGAAGGGCACCCCCAGTGCCTGAACCGCTCGCGCGACCTCGAGCACCTCAAGCAGAAGGTGGACGCCGGCGCGAATGTCATCATCACGCAGTTGTTCTTCGATAACGCCGACTTCTACCACTTTCGCGACGAAGCCAGGCGGATGGGTATCAAGGTGCCGATCGTCGCCGGCATCATGCCGATCACGAATGTCGCGCAGATCAAGCGGTTCGTGAGCATGTGCGGTGCGAAGATTCCACACCCGCTTTTGCAGAAGCTGGAAAGCCTGGAAGCCGACCCCGAGGCGGTCTACCAGTACGGCATCGACTACGCGACCCAGCAGTGCGCCGACCTGCTCAAGCAGGGGATCGACGGGCTGCACTACTACACGCTGAACAAGAGCAAGGCGACGGTGGATATCGTGAAGCGCCTGCGGGCATCGGGCGCGGTGTAA